A window of Kocuria sp. TGY1127_2 genomic DNA:
ACCAAAACATTCGTCATGACTCCATCTTCTCCTCCAAGACATGGGGCAGTTCCACGCCGAAACTCGCACCGCCCATTCGCGGGTCCTTTCCCTCGACCAACCACACGCGCCCGCCTTGTCGCCTTGCCACCCGTCGGCACAAAGCCAGACCGATACCCAGGCCGTGGGCGTCGTCGTCCAGGGCCCCGCTGCCGCTGACACCTTCCTGGAATGCGCGCTCACCGTCTTCCGGCGAATCGATCCCGGCGCCCGTGTCCGTCACGACAGCGTGCAGCGCCTCGCCGTCGCTCAGCAGCTGAACCTCAACCGCCTTGGAGGGCGTTTCCCCTTGGACCGCCGCACGAACCGCGTTGTCGATGAGGTTGCCCAGTATCAACGTGACGTCCTCCGGTTCCCGAACGCGGCCGAAGACCAGGGAGTCCTCCGAGATGCGCAGCTCCACGCCGACTTCGGAACTCGTGGTGCTCTTGGCCTCCGCGAGAGCTCGAAGATACGGGTCGTCGACATGTTCGATCCCCTTCACGGGTGCACCGATCGGGCCGGTCCGCAGAATCTCGGCCAGATAGCTCTCCGCCTCATGGTGCGCGCCCGTGGTCACGAGTCCCATGACCGTGTGAAGCCGGTTCGCGAACTCGTGTCTTTGCGCCCGCAAAGCATCGGCCATGGTGATGACGGATTCGAGTTGGCGAGACATCGTCAGGATTTGGGTCTCGTCACGCAGGGTCACGACGCCGCCGACTGAGATGTCCCCGCGTCGCACCTGAACCGCCGTCGCGAGGAGGATCCGGTCTCCGACCGAGATACGCCGTCGCAACTCGGAGCTCCCGGAGTCGCGTTCACCCAAGACTTCACCGACCATCACCTGAATCTCATGCGGTATGCGCACTTCCTCGGTCGGGTATTCCGAGTATCCCAGCAGGCTCCGGGCGGTTTCATTGCTCAAGGTCAGCCGCCCGTCCGGGGAGAATCCCAGGACCCCGTCGTCGAGCCCGCGCAGGACCGCTTCCTGGTGACGCGCCATTTCGGCCAGTTCTTCGGGCCCGATCCCCAAGGTCTGGCGTTTGAGACGCCGCCCGAGCGCCAGCGAAGCCACGATGCCGACGGCCAGCGCCACCGCTGCGAGCGCCCCGATGACCCACAGTTTTCGACGGACCTCCGCCCCGACGGCAGAGGTACGTACACCTACGGAGACCTCTCCGACCACGGTGCCGTCATCGGTCGCCGAATAGATCGGAACTTTCGCCCGGACGGTCTCTCCCAAGGTGCCTTCATCGTGGGTGATTTCTTCCTTGCCGGAGAGCGCGACGTCGGGCGATGTGGAGACTTTCTTGCCCAGCAGCGACGGGTCCGGGTGCGCGAGTCGCAGTCCCCGGTTGTCGGTCACCACCACGAAATCAACGTGGTTGCGGGACCGAATATCCATTGCGAGTGCCTGCAGGTTGCTTGATCGAATGACGTCCGGACCGACCTGCTTCTCGGCGGTCACACGGGTAGCCCCGCTCCTGACTTGTGGTTCCGCGGCCAAAGTCCGCGCTATGGAAAGGGCCTGCGTCTCCGTGGTGTCGGTGACCGTGCGGGCACCCAGCCACGCGAATGTTGCGGCCGCGAGCGACAGCACCACGATGATGACGGCCAGTTGGCTCATCAGCACGCGGCGCGAGAAGGAATCGGAAGGTCGCGGCATGCGCCCAGCTTAGATGATTGGTCCCCGGGGGTGCTGGGGCGGGAACCAGCGAGAGAAAGGGATCATGCCCAGAATCGACTCCTCCGTAGGGCTGGATCGGGCGACGACCCGTGTTGGCTCCACTTCGTCGATGTGTCACCGGCCCAGGAGCCAACTTCCAGCCAAACGCTCGGGGCTTTGAGGCCCGGCTGTCTCCACTGCCCGAAAACCGCAAGCCCGACCGATATCAGCTCAAACTCTCACCCCACCCCCATCTATGGATTGAGGCTAAGCTGGCCCCATGGAACCATCCTCTCCCGGAACCGTTGTCCACTCGTGAACCGACTGTCTCGGGCTGTACTGCGCTTATTCGCCGCACCCCGGCTCAACATTCGTGAGGACTATGAGAAGGTCCGGCGACTGCAACGTCGATTGGCCGCGGTGTTGATGCCACCGTCTCGAACCCCGCGCTGGCAGCCCATGCCCGACGACAAGAGACTCCATGCTCAAGTCCGGATTTTCCGGCCGAAAGAACGACGGCGCGACGATGTCCTCGTCTTCTTCCACGGAGGCGGCTGGGTCACCGGGGACAGTGAGACGTACACCCCGACGTGCACCAGAATGGCGGACCTCACCTGCTGTACCGTGGCCTCCGTCGACTACAGGCTCGCGCCCGAGTACCCCTTCCCGGCGGGACTGGAGGATTGCTACGACGTCGCCCGGTTGTTGCTGGAGGAACCGCAACGTGTGGGCGCCGCGGACGCCAGTCAGATCGTCTTGGCCGGTGACTCCGCCGGGGGAAACTTTGCGGCCGTCATCTCATCGCTGCTGCGAGAACGCGGTCATCGCGGCCCGAGTCGACAGATCCTGATCTACCCGGTGACCCACTGGGCCCACGATCCGGAGACCTCCCCGTTCGCCTCGGTGCGCTATCACGGCGGGGACTACCGGCTCACCAATACCGAGGTCGAGGACTACTTCGACCTCTACGTTCCTGACCGGGACCAGCGTCACGACGCGTTTGTCGCTCCGCTGATGGCGACGGACCTCTCCAAGCAACCGACGACCCTGGTGATCACGGCGGAGCTGGATTTGTTGCGCGATGAGGGTGAGGCTTACGGCCGTGCCCTCGCCGACGCCGGGAACGCAGTGCGGATACACCGGGTGGTCGGGGCGTTGCACGGTTTCATCTCTCTGCCCCGCTTCTCCCGGTCGGTCCAAGAAGCCTACGAGGTGATCAACGAATTCCTCAGCAATGCTCCCGTCGCCGAGGAACAGACCGACCCTCAGGAGCCCACATGACCCACCGGGACTGGGTACGGCTCGACAACGCCTCCAATATTTTCCTCGCCGCCCGAAGCGCTTCCGATCCCAAAGTGTTCCGCTCGAGCGCCGAGGTGGACCACGCCGTGGACCCGCAACTGTTGCAGGAGGCCCTGGATGAGACGTACGACCGGTACCGGCTCTACCATGCGGTGCTGCAGAGCGGTTTGTTCTGGTACTACCTGCAGGACAGCGACCTGCGCCCGCTCGTCACCGAGGACAAGCAACACATTTGCGCCCCCATCTACCAGGCGGGCCGGCGCACTCTGCTGTTCCGCGTGGTCTATCATCGCCGACGGATCGTCCTCGAAGTATTCCACGCCCTGTCCGACGGCACCGGTGCCTCTTGGTTCCTCTCCGACCTGGTGAACGCATACATCCGGCGGCGGTACCCCGACCAGAGTCCGCCACTCGCGGAGGCCACCGGAGCCAACGCCTTACGGGCCGAGCCCGGTCGGAGCGATGCCGGTTCCCAGGCCGACGACGGCGCGTCTGACGATACGGCTGAGCCGGAACATGGCCTGCCCACCGATAGTTTCGAGCACTACTTCCACCACCGGCGCACGTCACCCGCTTCCGGGTCTACTTTCAGTCGTGCTGCCGTGCCGGCTGCGCTCACCATCGATGACAGCGCCCAGCCATCGAGTGCTCATCGGGCGACCCGCCGACTACACCGCCCCTTGAAGAAAGTGCACCAGGTCGGGGGAACCCGTACCCCTGACAACCGCACGCGCGCCGTCGAGCTCACCATGTCCGCAGCGGCGGTGCTTGACCTTGCGCGCGCCGAGGGGGTCTCCATCACGATGTACCTGACTGCGCTGTTTTTCGAATCCATCCGCCTGTCCTCGGGCGGTCTGGGCAAGAACCGAACCCTAGCGGCGTCAGTTCCGGTGAATTTGCGCCAGTTCTTCCCCTCGACGTCAGCACGAAATTTCTTTGCGACCGTCCGAGTGGAACATACCTACGGTGAAGGTGACGACGGTCTTGGCTCAATCTGCAAACACCTTGAGGGCCAATTCCTCCCCCAAGCCACCAAGGAAGCGCTGGAGAAGAAACTGAGATGGTTCATCCGGGCCGAGCGGATGCCCGGATTGAGGATCATACCGCGCCCGCTCAAAGACGTGTTCCTGGGGCTAATCAACAGGGGCAGCAACCGCAGTTTGAGCGTGGCAGTCTCGAATTTGGGGCGGATGAGCCTGCCCGAGCCAGCCGAATCGCATGTGGGGCGGATGCTGTTCCAGGTCTCCGCCGTCCGCCCTCAGTTCTGCGCGACCTCCCACGCCGGATTGCTCACCATCAGCTTCACCTCACCGTTCACCGAGACCGGCCACGTCAAGGAATTCGCCCGGATGCTCACCGCCAACGAGATCGATGTGACGGTCGCCGCGGAACGCGTGACCGAGGCGGAACTCGCCGAAGGAGAATCATGAGGCGCTGCACCGAGTGTGCCGTCGATATCGAGGGCACATGGACTCTGTGCCCGTTGTGCGGGGCCCCTGTCGCGGGCGAGACCGTTCCGAGTCCGATGCCGACAGTGCCACTCACCTTCTCACGACGACGGGTGCTGAAAGTATTGTTCCTGACCTCAATCGCGGTCATCGCGGCGTCCTTGGCTGGCCAGCTGCTGTTGGGCCGGGGGCCCGAGGGTTTCGGAGTTCTTCGCTCCTCCTGGCTGGGGGTGACGGCTATGTGGCTTGTGGTGCTCATGGCAATACGCAAACGACGCAATGTCGCCAAGGGCACCGTCTACCTCGTCGTCCTGATTGGCCTGGTCTG
This region includes:
- a CDS encoding sensor histidine kinase, which encodes MPRPSDSFSRRVLMSQLAVIIVVLSLAAATFAWLGARTVTDTTETQALSIARTLAAEPQVRSGATRVTAEKQVGPDVIRSSNLQALAMDIRSRNHVDFVVVTDNRGLRLAHPDPSLLGKKVSTSPDVALSGKEEITHDEGTLGETVRAKVPIYSATDDGTVVGEVSVGVRTSAVGAEVRRKLWVIGALAAVALAVGIVASLALGRRLKRQTLGIGPEELAEMARHQEAVLRGLDDGVLGFSPDGRLTLSNETARSLLGYSEYPTEEVRIPHEIQVMVGEVLGERDSGSSELRRRISVGDRILLATAVQVRRGDISVGGVVTLRDETQILTMSRQLESVITMADALRAQRHEFANRLHTVMGLVTTGAHHEAESYLAEILRTGPIGAPVKGIEHVDDPYLRALAEAKSTTSSEVGVELRISEDSLVFGRVREPEDVTLILGNLIDNAVRAAVQGETPSKAVEVQLLSDGEALHAVVTDTGAGIDSPEDGERAFQEGVSGSGALDDDAHGLGIGLALCRRVARRQGGRVWLVEGKDPRMGGASFGVELPHVLEEKMES
- a CDS encoding alpha/beta hydrolase; translation: MNRLSRAVLRLFAAPRLNIREDYEKVRRLQRRLAAVLMPPSRTPRWQPMPDDKRLHAQVRIFRPKERRRDDVLVFFHGGGWVTGDSETYTPTCTRMADLTCCTVASVDYRLAPEYPFPAGLEDCYDVARLLLEEPQRVGAADASQIVLAGDSAGGNFAAVISSLLRERGHRGPSRQILIYPVTHWAHDPETSPFASVRYHGGDYRLTNTEVEDYFDLYVPDRDQRHDAFVAPLMATDLSKQPTTLVITAELDLLRDEGEAYGRALADAGNAVRIHRVVGALHGFISLPRFSRSVQEAYEVINEFLSNAPVAEEQTDPQEPT
- a CDS encoding alcohol acetyltransferase, which translates into the protein MTHRDWVRLDNASNIFLAARSASDPKVFRSSAEVDHAVDPQLLQEALDETYDRYRLYHAVLQSGLFWYYLQDSDLRPLVTEDKQHICAPIYQAGRRTLLFRVVYHRRRIVLEVFHALSDGTGASWFLSDLVNAYIRRRYPDQSPPLAEATGANALRAEPGRSDAGSQADDGASDDTAEPEHGLPTDSFEHYFHHRRTSPASGSTFSRAAVPAALTIDDSAQPSSAHRATRRLHRPLKKVHQVGGTRTPDNRTRAVELTMSAAAVLDLARAEGVSITMYLTALFFESIRLSSGGLGKNRTLAASVPVNLRQFFPSTSARNFFATVRVEHTYGEGDDGLGSICKHLEGQFLPQATKEALEKKLRWFIRAERMPGLRIIPRPLKDVFLGLINRGSNRSLSVAVSNLGRMSLPEPAESHVGRMLFQVSAVRPQFCATSHAGLLTISFTSPFTETGHVKEFARMLTANEIDVTVAAERVTEAELAEGES
- a CDS encoding DUF6320 domain-containing protein, encoding MRRCTECAVDIEGTWTLCPLCGAPVAGETVPSPMPTVPLTFSRRRVLKVLFLTSIAVIAASLAGQLLLGRGPEGFGVLRSSWLGVTAMWLVVLMAIRKRRNVAKGTVYLVVLIGLVCVYWDYLTGWRAWSLTYAVPIVCASSIVALLITLWAMHLEVAEHILYSGLTVLLGLAPIGFLAFGWVTNPLAPAICGALSVIALVVLQLARGAEVRRELVRRLHL